From Microbacterium sp. 10M-3C3:
CCCGTTGTAGAAGCGGTAGAGGCCGCCGAAGAGCTTCGACGGCGGGTGGGAGAACTCGCACACGACGATGCGGCCGCCGGGCTTGGTGACCCGGCGCAGCTCGCGCAGCGCCGTCTTCGGCTCGTTGACGTTGCGCAGGCCGAACGACATCGTGACGGCGTCGAACTCGGCGTCGCCGAAGGGCAGCGCGGTCGCGTCGGCCTCGACGAACGTGAGGTTCGGGATGTCGCCGTACCGGCGGCGGCCCTCGCGGATCATGCCGGGCGAGAAGTCGGCCGCGACGACCTCCGCGCCGCTGCGCGCGAGCGAGACCGAGCTCGCCCCCGTGCCGGCGGCGAGGTCGAGGATGCGCTGCCCGCGCCGCGGCGCCACGGCGCGGGTCGTGGCGATGCGCCAGAAGCGGTCGTTCCCGAGGCTCAGCACGGCGTTGGTGCGGTCGTACGCCGCGGCGACCTGGTCGAACATGCCGCTCACGCGTGCCGGGTCCTTGCCGAGGTCGGCGCGGTTGGGCTCGGAGGTCACCGTCCGAGTCTACGCACCGAGGTCGGCGAGAACGGCGAGCCAGCGGGCGATCGTGCGGTCGTCGAACGGCGCTTCGCGGGCCGTGACGCGGCGTTCGAGGTCGACGGCGACGTCCTCGAGCCGCGCGACGATGTCGAGCGGGTAGCCGTACTGCACACGGTGCTCGTCCCACTCGTCGCGGTCGTCGATCCAGATGCCGTGGCGCGCGTCATCGACGACGTCGAGATCCATGTCGACGCCCGCGGCCTCGCCGGCGTCGTCGAAGCGCACGTCCCACGCGAGATCGATGTACACGCGGACCGGATGCGGCGCCGCGTTGGCCGTGAACGCCCATTCGCCCGACGGCGGCACGAGCGTCACGTTGGGCTGCGGCGCCCGCACCTCGCGACCCGGGCGGGCGCTGCGGGCGCCCGCGACCTGGCCGACCCAATCGCCGTGCTCGTCCGAGCCGAGGAACACGCACTCGTGCTCCCAGTGCGGCGACCCGTCCCACTTGCGCCAGCGGAAGAGCAGTCGCGTACCGGGAGGAGGACTCACGCTCGCAGTCTAGGGATGCGGCGCCGAACTAGGCTGGAGGCGTGGACACCCCCGCTCCGGCGGCGCTGCCTCGCTTGCGCGTCGTGACGCGCGAGATCGAGCCGCTCGACGATCTCCTCCCCTTCACGACGACGCACGACCCGCTGTTCTGGAGCCGTCGCGGCGACACGATGGCCGCCTTCGGCACGGTCCACACCCTCCGCGCGACCGGCGCGCAGCCGGCCGCTGAGCTCTCGGCGCAGTGGCGAGCGCTCGTGGCGGCCGCCGAGGTCGACGATGCGGTCGGCGTGGCCGGCACGGGCCTCATCGCGTTCGGCTCGCTCGCGTTCGACGCCGCGTCCCCGCGCGGGAACGCGCTGATCGTGCCCGACCTCGTCGTGGGGCGCCGGGGCGGACGCACGTTCGCGACGCGCGTCGCGCTCGCGGATGCGGCGGCCCCGCCCGAGCCGGAACTGCCGCCGCGCTCGCCCTTCGGCCCCCACTGGGCGGCATCGCTCGGACCCGGTCGGATGACGGCGGAGACCTACCAGGAGGCGGTGCGCACCGCGGTCGCGGCGATCCGGGCGCAGCGCCTGGACAAGGTCGTGCTCGCGCGCGACGTGGAGGGCCGGGTGCCCGCGACCGCCGACCTCCGCCGCCTCGTACGGGCGCTGCTGACGGGCTACCCCGACTGCTGGGTGTTCGCCGTCGACGGTCTCATCGGCGCGAGCCCCGAGACGCTCGTGACCGTGTCGGGCGGCACGCTCACGGCGCGGGTACTCGCCGGCACGAGCGCCCGCGGCGCCGACGAGGACGCGGATGCGGCGGCCGCGCTCGCCCTCGCCGACAGCGCGAAGGACCAGCACGAGCACC
This genomic window contains:
- a CDS encoding class I SAM-dependent methyltransferase codes for the protein MTSEPNRADLGKDPARVSGMFDQVAAAYDRTNAVLSLGNDRFWRIATTRAVAPRRGQRILDLAAGTGASSVSLARSGAEVVAADFSPGMIREGRRRYGDIPNLTFVEADATALPFGDAEFDAVTMSFGLRNVNEPKTALRELRRVTKPGGRIVVCEFSHPPSKLFGGLYRFYNGRVLPVVARAVSSNAEAYDYLNESIRDWPDQRTLSQWMREAGWADVAYRNLSLGIVALHRGYARA
- a CDS encoding isochorismate synthase, with amino-acid sequence MDTPAPAALPRLRVVTREIEPLDDLLPFTTTHDPLFWSRRGDTMAAFGTVHTLRATGAQPAAELSAQWRALVAAAEVDDAVGVAGTGLIAFGSLAFDAASPRGNALIVPDLVVGRRGGRTFATRVALADAAAPPEPELPPRSPFGPHWAASLGPGRMTAETYQEAVRTAVAAIRAQRLDKVVLARDVEGRVPATADLRRLVRALLTGYPDCWVFAVDGLIGASPETLVTVSGGTLTARVLAGTSARGADEDADAAAALALADSAKDQHEHRFAVRSVLASLRPHTSALAAGEQPFTLRLPNVWHLATDIEGVLADRSSSLDLVAALHPTAAVAGTPTAEALEWIRRLEPFDRGRYAGAVGWIDADGDGEWAIALRCAQFGPATDDDQRALTAYAGAGIVADSDPEAELLETRVKFRPIIDALA